GCCAGGGTTGTTGATATTGATCCCCTTGGCAGACTGATAATGAAACTTAAAGACGGTTCGATCATAACCGAGAATTCTGGTGAGATAGTTTATGTCAAACAGTGAAATTTTCTATGGGACAGTCTGATGTCTGAAAGGGCATGTGCCGACCTGGTTGCCGAAATAGGTATGCCCCGGGTTTCCGTTATAATTCCTACCTACAATCGTGCACCATTTCTGAAAGATGCCATTGATTCTGTTTTAGGGCAAACCTATCCTAATATTGACCTCATCGTTGTTGATGACGGCTCAACTGACCAGACCAAAGAAGTCGTTAAAAAATATGATCGACGACTGACCTATGTTTGTCAGGCCAATAAAGGTGTGGCGGCGGCGAGAAACCGGGGTATTACTGAGAGTAGCAACATGTATATTGCCTTTCTGGACTCAGATGACAGGTTTGAGCGCCGAAAAATTGAAATTCAGGTTGCAGCAATGCAAGAGAACCCGTGCTGCCTTGTTTCACATACCCAGGAAAAATGGTTTCGTCGCGGCCAGTTTCTCAATCAAAAGAAGAGGCATCGTAAAGAGTCTGGTTATCTATTTAGTCGTTGTCTTGAGCTCTGCGTTATTGGGATGAGCACAGTAATGGTGCGGAGGGAGTTTTTCAGCAAGGTAGGGTATTTTGATGAAACTATGCCCTGTTGTGAAGACTATGACCTTTGGCTACGGGCAAGTGTATCTCTGCCCTTTCTCTTGATTGATCAGCCGCTTACCATTAAAAACGGTGGGAGACCCGATCAGTTGTCGGTGCAGCACAGGGTGGGCATGGATGCCTACAGGATAGGAGCAATTATGAGATTAATTGATTCATCGGCCTTAAGCGAAGAGCAGTTAAGACAGGCCCGGAAGGAGTTGATCGAAAAATCGACTATCCTTGGCAATGGCTGTTTAAAACACGGGAAAACAGCAGAGGCCAGCTATTATCGTAATCTAGCTGAATCAGTATAGCGCTGCCTGATTGGTGTGCAGATAGCCCGAATATCCTTGCCGTAAAGAGCTTAAAGAGGTATAAAATCACATTTTGTCGGCAGGGAGTTGCCCTGCGTTTGCTATCTGAGAGAGGAATGAGTAATGGGATTTCGTTGCGGTATAGTGGGGTTGCCTAATGTTGGTAAGTCCACCATTTTTAATGCGTTGACATCAGCGGGAATAGAATCGGCTAATTATCCTTTTTGTACGATTGAGCCGAATGTTGGAAAGGTTCCGGTGCCTGATTCTCGTCTGGATAAGTTGGCGGAACTCGCTAAAACCCAGCGTGAGGTCTATGCCCAGATGGAGTTTGTCGATATCGCCGGACTGGTGAGTGGGGCAAGCCAGGGGGAAGGGTTGGGAAACCAGTTTTTAGGGCATATCAGGCAGGTTGATGCAATTGCGCATGTGGTACGCTGCTTTGAAGATGGCAATATTGTTCATGTCGATGGCAGTATTGATCCGTTGCGGGATCGGGAGGTCATTAATACCGAACTTATCCTTTCTGATATGGATACGGTCGAAAAACGCCTTAAAAAGACAGCGTCCATGGCCAAGTCAGGCGATAAAGGGTTTCAGAAGCAGCTTGTCATTCTCGAAAAAATTCAGGCGGTGCTCAACCAGGGCAAACCGGTTCGCTCCCTCGTCTTTGATGATGCTGATAAAGACGCAGCCCAAAAGCTTCTCAAGGAGATATGTCTTTTAACTGAAAAGCCGGTTCTGTATGTCGCAAATGTTGCAGAAGAGCATATTGTCTCCGGGAACAGTTGGGTTGAGCA
This genomic interval from Desulfobulbaceae bacterium contains the following:
- a CDS encoding glycosyltransferase, with amino-acid sequence MPRVSVIIPTYNRAPFLKDAIDSVLGQTYPNIDLIVVDDGSTDQTKEVVKKYDRRLTYVCQANKGVAAARNRGITESSNMYIAFLDSDDRFERRKIEIQVAAMQENPCCLVSHTQEKWFRRGQFLNQKKRHRKESGYLFSRCLELCVIGMSTVMVRREFFSKVGYFDETMPCCEDYDLWLRASVSLPFLLIDQPLTIKNGGRPDQLSVQHRVGMDAYRIGAIMRLIDSSALSEEQLRQARKELIEKSTILGNGCLKHGKTAEASYYRNLAESV
- the ychF gene encoding redox-regulated ATPase YchF produces the protein MGFRCGIVGLPNVGKSTIFNALTSAGIESANYPFCTIEPNVGKVPVPDSRLDKLAELAKTQREVYAQMEFVDIAGLVSGASQGEGLGNQFLGHIRQVDAIAHVVRCFEDGNIVHVDGSIDPLRDREVINTELILSDMDTVEKRLKKTASMAKSGDKGFQKQLVILEKIQAVLNQGKPVRSLVFDDADKDAAQKLLKEICLLTEKPVLYVANVAEEHIVSGNSWVEQLTKVAAEEDNAPVIMISGAIEEELSAMSSEEQAEFLNDMGLSESGLNRLIKAGYKLLGLTNYFTVGVKETRAWTIPVGAKAPQAAGVIHSDFEKGFIRAEVISYDDFIACGSEAAAKDQGLWRLEGKDYVVKDGDCINFRFNV